The Streptomyces nigra genome includes the window GAACACCGCGCCCGGCGAGACCCGTCACCACACCCTGCACCGCGTGCTGCCCGACGGCACCCGGCGATTCCTCGGCGGCACCTGCCAGCGTGCCTTCTTCGCCGGAGGGCTGCGGCCCGAACCGGGCGAGAAGGCGGCACGGTTCGAACTGCGCGCCGTAGGGGAGCTGTACACCACGTCGGCCCCCGTGACCGTGACCCACCGCTGGTGACACCCGCCCGGACGACCTACCGATGGAGCATCCCCCATGCATGACGACCGCACCCTGGTCGAAGCCCGCCTGAAGCGCGTCCTCGACGAGCGCATCCGCCCCGCCGTGTACCCGGAGTCCATACCGCTGGACGTCGCCGTGTGGCACGCGCCGGACGAGCCGGTGCCCGTCGCCGAGGGGCTCGCCGCGGCGCCCGAGCCGATCCAGGTCGGCTCCCGCTGGGGCGCCCCCTGGGGCACCAGCTGGTTCCGGGTCACCGGCACCGTCCCCGAGGCATGGGCGGGACGGACCGTCGAGGCGCTGCTGGACCTCGGCTTCGACGAGAACATGCCCGGCTTCCAGTGCGAGGGCCTGGTCTACCGGCCCGACGGCACCCCCGTGAAGGGCCTCAACCCCCGCAACCAGTGGGTGCGCGTCGCCGCGCCCGCCGAGGGCGGCGAGGAGGTGCGCCTGCACATCGAGGCCGCCTCCAACCCGGTCATCCTCGACTACCACCCCTTCCTGCCGACCCAGTTGGGCGACAAGGAGACCGCGGGCAGTGAGCCGCAGTACACCCTGACCCGGATGGACCTCGCCGTCCTCGACGAGGAGGTCTGGCAGCTGGTCGTCGACCTGGAGGTGGTCGGCGAGCTGATGGCCGAGCTGCCCGTCGACTCGGCCCGCCGCTGGGACCTCCTGCGGGCCGTGGAACGGGCCCTGGACGCCCTCGACCTCCAGGACGTCAACGGCACCGCGGCCGCCGCCCGCGCCCGCCTCGGCGACGTCCTCGCCGCGCCCGCCGTGCCCTCCGCCCACCGCATCAGCGCCGTCGGGCACGCGCACATCGACTCGGCGTGGCTGTGGCCGCTGCGCGAGACCGTGCGCAAGGTGGCCCGGACCACCTCCAACATGACGGCGCTCGTCGAGGACGAGCCCGACTTCGTCTTCGCCATGTCCCAGGCGCAGCAGTGGGCGTGGGTGAAGGAGCACCGGCCCGAGGTGTGGGCGCGGGTGAAGAAGGCCGTCGCCGACGGACGGTTCGTGCCGGCGGGCGGCATGTGGGTGGAGTCGGACACCAACATGCCCGGCTCGGAGGCGATGGCCCGGCAGTTCGTGCACGGCAAGCGGTTCTTCCTCGACGAGTTCGGCATCGAGAACGACGAAGCCTGGCTGCCCGACACCTTCGGCTTCGCCGCGGGACTGCCGCAGATCATCAAGGCGGCGGGCTCCAAGTGGCTGCTGACGCAGAAGATCTCCTGGAGCCAGACCAACAAGTTCCCCCACCACACGTTCTGGTGGGAGGGCATCGACGGCACCCGGATCTTCACCCACTTCCCGCCCGTCGACACCTACAACTGCTCGATGAAGGGCAGCGAGATCGCCCACGCGGCCCGCAACTTCAAGGACAAGGGCCGCGCCCGGCACTCGCTGGCGCCCACCGGCTGGGGCGACGGAGGCGGCGGCACGACCCGCGAGATGATCGCCAAGGCGGCCCGGCTGCGCGACCTGGAGGGCTCGGCGACCGTCGTCTGGGAGACCCCGGACGCCTTCTTCCGCAAGGCCGAGGCCGAGTACCCGGACGCGCCGGTCTGGGTCGGCGAGCTGTACCTGGAGCTGCACCGGGCCACCCTCACCAGCCAGGCACAGACGAAGCAGGGCAACCGGCGCAGCGAGCATCTGCTGCGCGAGGCGGAGCTGTGGGCGGCGACGGCCGCGGTGCGCACCGGCTTCCCCTACCCGTACGAGGAGCTGGACCGGATCTGGAAGACGGTGCTGCTGCACCAGTTCCACGACATCCTGCCCGGCTCCTCCATCGCCTGGGTGCACCGCGAGGCCCGCGCCACGTACGCCCGGCTGGCCGGTGAGCTGGAGGCGATCATCGACGCCGCCCAGCGCGCGCTCGCCGGGGAGGGCACGGCCGACCTCGTCTTCAACGCCGCGCCGCACGACCGCGCCGGGGTACCGGCGGGCGGCGCGCGGACACCGGCGACCGAGGGCCGTACGGCCGTCACTCCGCGCCCGGACGGCGGTTTCGTCCTCGACAACGGCACGCTGCGGGTGGAGATCGACGCACGCGGCCTCGTCGTCTCCG containing:
- a CDS encoding alpha-mannosidase translates to MHDDRTLVEARLKRVLDERIRPAVYPESIPLDVAVWHAPDEPVPVAEGLAAAPEPIQVGSRWGAPWGTSWFRVTGTVPEAWAGRTVEALLDLGFDENMPGFQCEGLVYRPDGTPVKGLNPRNQWVRVAAPAEGGEEVRLHIEAASNPVILDYHPFLPTQLGDKETAGSEPQYTLTRMDLAVLDEEVWQLVVDLEVVGELMAELPVDSARRWDLLRAVERALDALDLQDVNGTAAAARARLGDVLAAPAVPSAHRISAVGHAHIDSAWLWPLRETVRKVARTTSNMTALVEDEPDFVFAMSQAQQWAWVKEHRPEVWARVKKAVADGRFVPAGGMWVESDTNMPGSEAMARQFVHGKRFFLDEFGIENDEAWLPDTFGFAAGLPQIIKAAGSKWLLTQKISWSQTNKFPHHTFWWEGIDGTRIFTHFPPVDTYNCSMKGSEIAHAARNFKDKGRARHSLAPTGWGDGGGGTTREMIAKAARLRDLEGSATVVWETPDAFFRKAEAEYPDAPVWVGELYLELHRATLTSQAQTKQGNRRSEHLLREAELWAATAAVRTGFPYPYEELDRIWKTVLLHQFHDILPGSSIAWVHREARATYARLAGELEAIIDAAQRALAGEGTADLVFNAAPHDRAGVPAGGARTPATEGRTAVTPRPDGGFVLDNGTLRVEIDARGLVVSAYDAEADRETVAPGGAAGLLQLHPDFPNMWDAWDVDAFYRHTVTDLTDVDEITAVDGGVRIVRSFGDSRVTQRLSLAPGERRVLFDTEVDWHETEKFLKLAFPLDVHAERYASETQFGHFHRPTHTNTSWEAAKFEACNHRFVHVEEPGWGVAVVNDSTYGHDVTRTVRTDGDLGTTTTVRVSLLRAPRFPDPETDQGVHRFRHALVAGAGIGDAVREGWRINLPERRLAGAGEVAPLVTVDRDAVVVTAVKLADDGSGDVVVRLHEAHGGRVRATLTAGFEVADVTATDLLERPLPETPAYEGRRVALRLRPFELVTLRLRRA